One genomic window of Fusarium fujikuroi IMI 58289 draft genome, chromosome FFUJ_chr01 includes the following:
- a CDS encoding related to integral membrane protein PTH11: MVQAFPIYLPRQRELIATWVILPMLSNITVGLRFYAKAKTRGVYGWTDWMIIASAFFTTLLFVLLLLMLMYGGIGIPGYPYTSTTEPTDVSLIHDQIGYANNIVLVFAVYSCKASILFLYHRLFTGHNGPMNIIIYVASGITFACFMGSFIGYLAAVRPIEKWWAWGDATAEQFLAMQNINIAYDSLTVFTDFLIFVLPLKSIWGLNMNRGKKIGIIISFCFGFITCFIALARVVFTHGYQWKNLYDEGTLWSLAGVEPVAGIICACLPGLRPLMPKTFKMTSYGTPANPSRFRTTGTTTTDNAKRSTNREPNPFRVLNDDSSVTEFGRTVREVPSRSEISDEYIELEEQRPKAFDR, from the exons ATGGTCCAAGCTTTCCCCATCTATCTGCCTCGGCAGCGGGAGCTGATCGCGACTTGGGTAATCCTGCCCATGCTGTCGAATATCACGGTCGGGCTTCGGTTTTAcgcaaaggccaagaccagAGGCGTGTATGGCTGGACTGACTGGATGATCATAGCATCTGCT TTCTTCACCACTCTCCTTTTTGTCTTGCTTCTGCTGA TGCTTATGTACGGAGGCATTGGAATTCCCGGATACCCATACACCAGTACTACAGAGCCAACCGACGTCTCGTTAATTCATGATCAG ATTGGCTATGCCAACAACATCGTCCTCGTATTCGCAGTATACTCCTGTAAAGCCTCGATCTTATTCCTATATCATCGCCTTTTCACAGGCCACAATGGCCCGATGAACATAATCATATACGTTGCGTCGGGCATAACCTTTGCGTGCTTCATGGGAAGCTTCATCGGTTATCTCGCCGCTGTACGGCCGATTGAGAAGTGGTGGGCTTGGGGCGATGCGACGGCTGAGCAGTTCCTCGCCATGCAGAATATCAACATCGCCTATGACAGTCTGACAGTTTTCACTGacttcttgatctttgtACTCCCACTCAAGTCAATCTGGGGGCTGAATATGAACCGCGGAAAAAAGATCGGTATCATTATCTCCTTTTGCTTTGGGTTTAT CACCTGTTTCATTGCTCTTGCTCGTGTTGTCTTCACACATGGCTACCAATGGAAGAATCTCTACGATGAGGGAACTTTGTGGTCCCTTGCAGGCGTCGAGCCAGTGGCAGGAATTATCTGCGCATGTCTCCCTGGCCTGCGTCCGCTGATGCCCAAGACGTTCAAGATGACGTCTTATGGTACTCCGGCAAATCCCAGCAGATTCAGGACTACTGGCACTACCACGACGGATAATGCGAAGAGGAGCACTAATAGGGAACCCAACCCATTCAGGGTCCTGAATGATGACAGCTCGGTGACAGAGTTTGGACGAACCGTCAGGGAGGTCCCTTCGAGATCCGAGATAAGTGATGAGTatattgagcttgaagagcaACGGCCCAAGGCATTTGATAGATAG
- a CDS encoding related to leucoanthocyanidin dioxygenase encodes MSPAAPFSPPSAELPGKPFVPEWVPPPVTQQKEQFAELTSIDLSLLDSDDPFVVQELVNQVKRAIREDGFLFLENYGVSLEQLHRQFAIAQYMYKNISEEDKERLLFNPDSGVWSGYKHPFGFKRHRGPPDGIEQFNWYRPDWEDINRVPTCLHPFMDEIEAFANYLTGSVNRRLLTLFSRVLELPDDYLWENVQSHGSPTGEGYFRHALFRPVQKTTEEASKGLRMHGHTDFGLTTLLFSVPVSCLQIWGQDEKWYYAPYKPGALVVNIGDTLEIVSGGHFKATRHRVYKPPVDQRNYERLSLVLFNSSVGDLRMTPAAESPLIQREGCVEEQGVYAEFKKRTQQGKLVPTNREWREIQIATCTDPTDTVNNRVGAHQVLIDGKLMHQREYMGVKVVLPV; translated from the exons ATGTCGCCAGCAGCCCCGTTTAGTCCCCCTTCAGCCGAATTGCCCGGCAAGCCCTTCGTCCCTGAATGGGTTCCCCCACCAGTGACACAGCAGAAGGAGCAATTTGCCGAGCTCACTTCTATTGATCTCTCTCTACTCGACTCCGATGATCCTTTTGTTGTGCAGGAGTTAGTCAACCAAGTCAAGAGAGCTATTCGCGAGGATGGGTTCCTATTCCTTGAGAACTATGGTGTCTCGCTAGAACAG CTCCATCGCCAATTCGCTATCGCCCAGTACATGTACAAAAACATTTCTGAGGAGGACAAGGAACGTCTGCTCTTCAACCCTGACTCCGGTGTCTGGTCTGGTTACAAACACCCATTTGGCTTCAAG CGTCACCGTGGACCTCCTGATGGCATTGAACAGTTCAACTGGTACCGACCCGACTGGGAGGACATCAACCGCGTGCCCACCTGTCTCCATCCCTTCATGGATGAAATCGAGGCTTTCGCCAACTACCTCACTGGCTCGGTCAACCGTCGTCTCCTGACTCTATTCTCTCGAGTTCTCGAGCTCCCAGACGATTACCTATGGGAAAACGTCCAGTCGCACGGTAGCCCAACTGGCGAGGGCTACTTCAGGCACGCTCTCTTCAGACCTGTGCAGAAgacaacagaagaagcttccAAGGGTCTTCGCATGCATGGGCATACCGACTTTGGTCTCACCActctgctcttctctgtTCCTGTCTCTTGCCTTCAGATCTGGGGCCAGGATGAGAAGTGGTACTATGCCCCCTATAAGCCTGGTGCTCTCGTCGTCAATATTGGTGATACTCTCGAGATCGTATCAGGGGGGCACTTCAAAGCCACTCGCCACCGTGTCTACAAGCCCCCGGTTGACCAACGCAACTACGAGCGTCTCTCATTGGTGCTATTCAACAGCTCCGTCGGTGACTTGCGCATGACACCAGCTGCTG AATCTCCCCTTATCCAGCGTGAGGGCTGTgtcgaagaacaaggagtgTACGCTGAGTTCAAGAAGCGAACGCAGCAGGGCAAGCTCGTTCCCACCAACCGAGAATGGCGCGAGATCCAGATCGCAACATGTACGGATCCTACCGATACTGTGAATAATAGAGTTGGTGCTCATCAGGTTCTGATTGATGGAAAACTCATGCATCAGCGAGAGTACATGGGAGTCAAGGTCGTATTGCCagtttaa
- a CDS encoding related to Protein mmf2, mitochondrial — protein MSRQLISSEKFPTKPHNCPATKVPGLVFCAGQTATGEIKQATRTVLQNLKEVLELSGSSLEQVVKYNVYLADMKDFAAMNEVYIDFLPQPMPSRSCLQALPPGDGTVIEIECIAQA, from the exons ATGTCTCGCCAACTTATCTCCAGCGAAAAGTTCCCTACCAAGCCCCACAACT GCCCAGCCACCAAAGTTCCTGGTCTGGTCTTCTGTGCCGGGCAGACTGCCACTGGCGAGATTAAGCAGGCAACA AGAACTGttctccagaatctcaaAGAGGTCCTTGAGCTCTCCGGTTCATCTCTTGAGCAGGTTGTCAAGTACAATGTCTACCTGGCTGACATGAAGGATTTTGCCGCTATGAACGAGGTGTACATAGACTTCCTACCCCAGCCCATGCCTTCGCGCTCGtgccttcaagctcttcctcctggcGATGGTACTGTTATTGAGATTGAGTGCATCGCGCAGGCTTAG
- a CDS encoding related to nicotinamide mononucleotide permease: protein MATVPVDESLKRSPSSHAEGTSTAYQRMPESLLHLNEEEIALMNKKLVRKIDSIILPIIGILYILNYIDRQNLAAAKLHGITEDLNMTTEEFATAISILFVGYLPFQIPSNLIIARIPRPGMYICVAVVIWGTISACTALVKSYGQLLAVRAILGVAEAVFFPGAIYYLSAWYTKTELGKRIASLYIAQQVGNAFGGLFAAAIFQLDGRHGIKGWQWLFIIEGSATVGIGVVCAFFMPEFPYNSRILSQPERDLAVWRIESTTGAAEGSEKESTLKSFGKALSDPKLLLLILCNLLSQAQGSIANYFPTLVASLNFGSTVSLLLTAPPYVLAGAVYWVLMWYSDRKNTAYPIIIGCIAIAIGMYIIPMSTLNMPARYFSMMILPFASVGPQLVLYKTINLHLARPVSKRAAASALVNAIGGTSNIWASYLYYAPPHFYAAFGTLMGCAFLFAGTITFYRWLVLRENKRLDSGDPEEIAKVVKGGVTEEMVQLGWRYEMY, encoded by the exons ATGGCTACCGTCCCTGTGGATGAATCCCTCAAGCGGTCTCCCTCGTCTCATGCTGAGGGTACCAGCACTGCCTATCAGAGGATGCCCGAGTCCCTCTTGCACCTcaacgaagaagagatcgCTCTAATGAACAAGAAATTAGTTCGCAAGATCGACTCCATCATCCTGCCCATCATCGGAATATTGTACATTCTCAACTACATCGATCGGCAGAATCTGGCCGCGGCGAAACTTCATGGTATCACCGAAGACCTCAACATGACAACAGAAGAATTTGCTACCGCTATATCAATTCTCTTTGTTGGTTACCTGCCGTTCCAGATCCCGAGCAACCTCATCATTGCGAGGATTCCTCGGCCTGGTATGTACATCTGTGTTGCTGTGGTCATTTGGGGGACTATCTCAGCTTGCACGGCTCTGGTCAAAAGCTATGGTCAGCTTCTCGCTGTCAGAGCCATTCTCGGTGTTGCCGAGGCTGTTTTCTTTCCAGG TGCCATATACTACCTCTCCGCATGGTATACCAAAACCGAGCTCGGAAAACGAATTGCCAGTCTCTACATCGCCCAACAAGTCGGTAACGCGTTCGGTGGCCTTTTCGCCGCAGCAATCTTCCAGCTCGACGGCCGACATGGAATCAAGGGTTGGCAgtggctcttcatcattgagGGTTCTGCCACTGTTGGAATTGGTGTCGTTTGTGCCTTTTTCATGCCCGAGTTTCCCTACAACAGCCGAATCCTCTCCCAGCCCGAACGAGACCTCGCCGTGTGGCGTATCGAATCAACAACTGGTGCAGCTGAAGGCTCAGAGAAGGAGAGCACTCTCAAGAGCTTCGGAAAGGCTCTGTCTGaccccaagcttctccttctcatcttgtGTAACCTGCTTTCCCAGGCACAAGGCTCGATTGCCAACTACTTTCCGACTCTGGTTGCGTCGCTCAACTTTGGCAGCACCGTCAGTCTGCTGCTTACTGCACCGCCCTACGTCCTCGCTGGTGCTGTCTACTGGGTGCTGATGTGGTACAGTGACCGGAAGAACACCGCATACCCCATCATTATTGGATGTATCGCCATTGCTATTGGCATGTATATCATTCCCATGTCTACACTCAATATGCCGGCACGCTacttctccatgatgattCTTCCTTTTGCGTCTGTTGGTCCTCAGCTCGTGCTTTACAAGACTATCAACCTTCATCTCGCACGTCCTGTTTCGAAGCGTGCTGCAGCATCTGCCCTGGTCAATGCTATTGGTGGCACATCCAACATCTGGGCTTCATACTTGTACTATGCTCCTCCTCACTTTTATGCAGCATTCGGCACTCTTATGGGCTGCGCTTTTCTCTTTGCCGGtactattactttctatCGCTGGCTCGTCTTGCGTGAAAATAAGCGACTGGACTCTGGTGATCCTGAGGAGATAGCTAAGGTTGTCAAGGGTGGTGTCACTGAGGAGATGGTTCAGCTTGGTTGGCGTTATGAAATGTATTAA
- a CDS encoding related to 2,4-dihydroxyhept-2-ene-1,7-dioic acid aldolase, translated as MTQKTYPTALTTTIENPRLRFLNKIKAGEFPLMTFVAIPSVRQAQIVALTGLDGIILDCEHGHIGDDSMHNSVAAISALGVSPIIRIRGPAHDIIKRALDTGAHGIMVPQINNADEARQIVASSKFPPQGVRGQGSAFPAIGHGLTTPEYMKSANETIITMIQIETRAGVENVDEIAATPGVDMLFIGPNDLAQSLLGYVPARGDEPEFVAAIDKIINAGRRHGKWVGRMVNNGSVAKEERSRYDTVAITGDTKAIQNWYMAEFDIARS; from the coding sequence ATGACTCAAAAAACATATCCGACGGCCCTCACAACAACTATCGAGAACCCTCGATTGAGGTTTCTCAAtaagatcaaggctggcgAGTTTCCCTTGATGACCTTTGTTGCAATTCCCAGCGTGCGCCAAGCTCAGATTGTTGCTTTGACCGGCCTGGACGGCATCATCCTTGACTGCGAGCACGGCCACATTGGAGATGACTCGATGCACAATTCAGTGGCGGCCATTTCAGCCCTTGGCGTGTCGCCCATCATCCGTATCCGCGGACCTGCCcacgatatcatcaagcgAGCCCTTGACACCGGCGCACACGGCATCATGGTTCCTCAGATCAATAACGCAGATGAGGCGAGGCAAATTGTCGCGTCTTCCAAGTTTCCGCCCCAGGGCGTCCGAGGCCAGGGCTCTGCATTCCCTGCCATTGGCCACGGTCTCACAACACCTGAGTACATGAAGTCTGCCAACgagaccatcatcaccatgatTCAGATTGAGACTCGCGCTGGTGTAGAGAACGtcgatgagattgctgccACTCCCGGCGTGGACATGCTGTTCATCGGGCCCAACGATCTCGCTCAGTCATTGCTAGGATATGTGCCTGCGCGAGGCGATGAGCCCGAATTTGTTGCTGCTATTGATAAGATCATCAATGCTGGCCGCCGACATGGCAAGTGGGTTGGCCGTATGGTTAACAATGGCTCGGTTGCGAAGGAAGAGAGGTCGCGGTATGACACTGTAGCTATTACCGGAGATACAAAAGCTATACAAAACTGGTATATGGCTGAGTTTGATATTGCTCGGTCTTGA
- a CDS encoding probable gEgh 16 protein — protein sequence MAPIKNIIFALFVAADLTAAHSVITNAVGDAGGSGMALGVDTSTPRDGTRRRPFQTDATRFRGSAADTVGETLAGGDNQIEQGTLDIMEETGSQLPQVNPGGSLEMTVHQVNSDGAGPYTCMINADGTGTSWDNIQVTTNVEGNERGRNRDGEMGDFPLVASIPAGQSCTGSVAGEENVCLVRCQNPARAGPFGGVIPVQMAQATGNDNNAGTGNAGNTAGTDNAGNAGDAGNTGNGASNGNADGVEEGTQDQNDTNTNTNTNNRNKRRATQFSA from the coding sequence ATGGCAcccatcaagaacatcatctttGCCCTCTTCGTTGCAGCCGATCTGACAGCTGCCCACAGTGTAATCACCAATGCAGTTGGAGATGCCGGCGGCTCTGGCATGGCTCTGGGTGTTGACACCTCCACTCCTCGCGATGGCACCAGGCGCCGTCCATTCCAAACCGATGCCACTCGCTTCCGTGGTAGTGCCGCTGACACCGTTGGCGAGACGCTCGCTGGTGGTGACAACCAAATCGAGCAGGGCACCCTCGACATCATGGAAGAGACCGGCAGTCAACTTCCCCAAGTCAACCCTGGCGGCAGCCTTGAGATGACAGTCCATCAGGTCAATTCTGATGGCGCTGGACCTTACACTTGTATGATCAATGCTGATGGAACTGGCACTTCATGGGATAACATCCAAGTCACTACCAACGTTGAAGGCAACGAGCGCGGCCGTAACCGTGATGGTGAGATGGGTGACTTTCCTCTTGTGGCCTCAATCCCTGCTGGACAGAGCTGTACAGGCTCGGTTGCGGGCGAGGAGAATGTTTGCCTTGTTCGTTGCCAGAACCCGGCGCGGGCTGGTCCTTTCGGTGGTGTCATTCCGGTTCAAATGGCCCAAGCTACCGGCAACGACAACAACGCTGGTACCGGTAATGCTGGTAACACCGCTGGTACCGATAACGCTGGCAATGCTGGAGATGCAGGCAACACGGGCAACGGTGCCAGCAACGGCAACGCTGATGGGGTAGAGGAAGGTACCCAAGACCAGAacgacaccaacaccaacaccaacaccaacaaccgTAACAAACGCCGCGCCACTCAGTTCTCTGCATAA
- a CDS encoding related to vegetatible incompatibility protein HET-E-1, producing MVGFAARRLENIKQNEMLLSELKSPIPKVDPQSKPASKRVKRRTTPPSAPTRQSRRIAEASTKPNYNEELGDASGPQTSFKTRKQSRANYNNAVESTSSDPESDPQTRKDVKSIQDGWTRWKAEADQPTRNASGAFQFESHPDFRPNKSPEEIIREGSFGGSYWRPLFSKHLGITIQDDWRELPLSWTAGLNVDEYLTSDTYNPEINKYGVACGQSIEEWEAAGWIAHEYDVRGWFQWYCRFWMGRRCSDDERQISRWKKCVGETGRWRRILLKKYVALGIRTVFADDGRDEDEVDVSPVVHQTCHHWAYEVRQDALERFWADGR from the coding sequence ATGGTAGGTTTTGCGGCAAGAAGGCTGGAGAATATCAAGCAAAATGAGATGCTTCTCAGTGAACTAAAGAGTCCCATACCCAAGGTCGATCCTCAATCCAAGCCTGCCAGCAAGCGCGTTAAACGTAGGACCACTCCACCAAGCGCGCCCACAAGACAATCCAGGCGAATAGCGGAAGCCAGCACGAAACCAAATTACAATGAAGAGCTAGGAGATGCGTCTGGACCACAGACCTCTTTCAAAACTAGAAAACAGAGTCGGGCAAACTACAACAACGCCGTCGAATCAACAAGTTCAGATCCTGAATCAGATCCTCAAACTCGCAAAGACGTCAAATCCATTCAAGACGGATGGACACGATGGAAGGCAGAAGCTGATCAGCCGACGCGCAATGCTTCTGGAGCATTCCAGTTTGAATCTCATCCGGATTTTCGGCCCAACAAATCCCCAGAAGAGATCATCCGCGAGGGAAGCTTTGGTGGCTCTTACTGGCGACCTTTGTTCTCCAAGCACCTCGGAATTACTATACAAGATGACTGGAGAGAACTGCCATTATCGTGGACTGCAGGACTGAACGTGGATGAGTATCTCACCAGCGACACATACAATCCCGAGATAAACAAATACGGCGTCGCATGCGGGCAAAGCATTGAAGAATGGGAGGCAGCTGGCTGGATCGCACACGAGTACGACGTCAGGGGGTGGTTTCAGTGGTATTGTCGTTTCTGGATGGGTCGTCGATgctctgatgatgagcgGCAGATCAGTCGTTGGAAGAAATGCGTTGGTGAGACAGGTCGTTGGCGACGGATATTGCTCAAGAAATACGTGGCTTTGGGAATACGGACGGTGTTCGCGGATGATGGGagagacgaagatgaggttgatgtcaGTCCTGTGGTGCATCAGACGTGTCATCACTGGGCATATGAGGTTCGGCAAGACGCTTTGGAGAGATTCTGGGCTGATGGAAGATGA
- a CDS encoding probable 3-hydroxyisobutyrate dehydrogenase, mitochondrial precursor, whose product MHAHKTLRQLSLGSSFTRSQRGRPWGSSHRRFATSAVASSIDRSNTIGFIGLGAMGGHMITNLISRYQSPISGNKVGFALCDVNQAAVDTIIKRQNAEHPDVPLISCSTPFDVAQKASTIITRVPTGKHVQEVYVGQGKSVLSALKEMSQDQRADTLCMDQSTIEQSVNKAVALQLRQVGADLVDAPVSGGVVGAEKGTLAIMVGGSKTSYNRAVPVLEAMSRKVTYCGDLGAGIAAKISNNLLLGITMLGLSEAMLLGKRLGVDPQVLADIINNSTGRCWSSEVNHPVPEVKVADASPPCHRQYEGGFVTKLAHKDLALAVSAAAEANVPLAVGRCVEETYRPLAKSKEFGDRDFSVIYEALDTLGSTKV is encoded by the exons ATGCATGCCCACAAGACCCTTCGACAACTCAGCCTTGGCTCGAGTTTTACCCGTTCTCAGCGAGGACGCCCGTGGGGCTCATCCCATCGTCGTTTTGCGACATCAGCTGTCGCTTCATCGATTGACAGGTCAAATACAATCGGCTTCATCGGCCTCGGCGCCATGGGTGGCCATATG ATTACCAACCTTATTTCAAGATATCAGAGCCCTATTAGCGGAAACAAGGTCGGCTTCGCATTATGTGATGTGAACCAGGCCGCCGTGGACACTATCATTAAACGCCAAAATGCCGAGCACCCCGACGTGCCTCTTATTAGTTGCTCAA CACCTTTTGATGTAGCACAGAAGGCTTctaccatcatcaccagggTCCCTACCGGAAAGCATGTCCAGGAAGTATACGTCGGCCAAGGCAAGAGTGTTCTCAGTGCTCTCAAGGAAATGAGTCAGGATCAACGCGCGGATACTCTTTGTATGGATCAGTCAACCATCGAGCAAAGTGTCAACAAAGCGGTTGCCCTACAACTACGACAAGTTGGCGCAGATCTGGTGGATGCCCCAGTTTCAGGAG GTGTCGTTGGTGCAGAAAAGGGCACATTGGCCATCATGGTAGGAGGATCCAAGACATCGTACAATCGCGCGGTCCCTGTCCTTGAAGCCATGTCCCGCAAGGTCACATATTGTGGTGACCTTGGAGCTGGAATTGCCGCTAAGATCTCTAATAA TCTCCTGCTTGGTATCACGATGCTTGGCCTGAG TGAGGCGATGCTACTGGGAAAGAGACTCGGAGTCGATCCGCAAGTCCTCGCTGATATCATTAACAACTCCACGGGGCGATGCTGGTCTAGCGAG GTCAACCACCCCGTTCCTGAGGTCAAGGTCGCAGATGCTAGCCCTCCCTGTCACCGACAGTACGAGGGCGGCTTTGTAACCAAGCTGGCTCATAAGGATCTTGCCCTCGCCGTGTCAGCCGCAGCAGAAGCTAATGTTCCTCTCGCGGTGGGAAGATGCGTCGAGGAGACTTACAGACCGTTGGCCAAGTCCAAGGAGTTTGGAGACCGAGACTTCAGCGTGATATACGAGGCTCTTGATACCTTGGGCTCCACCAAGGTATAA
- a CDS encoding related to acyl-CoA transferases/carnitine dehydratase produces the protein MTRIVSGADIYGQGSWIDSKAPPVPDDARQLLKKLAEATPGFTKDSAVLDSVSFTGSSDTIVPGPLKSAVIAGALHAMCGIVANELLGLRDGQSSDRTVSIDTNHAAFWLGSVGMTKRNGQTVQELGKEGQLGAIFPKDLQGDIFGTPLRLRATANYETKDEGVWFQLHGSLGADPVLQTIGIDPSQECSSNDEATRVIAEHVRKFGAHELEMMHLVQGLCGSICYTPGGWKQTRMAKDLAKHPLINYKQQTHAVPTPAILLPVSADKRPLAGIKVLEIVRIIAGPVIGTTLAALGADVIRVNCGRLPDFNGLQLTLNAGVRTVDIDLAKDDEVKRLLELVTDADVFIQGYRPGVIAKKGLSLDNLLEIAGKRGKGIVYVEKNCYGPDGPMAERPGWQQIADAASGCSYVTGRSLGHKDGTCVLPALPVPDMLTGLIGAIGTMMAIRDRARQGGSYHVFASLMAAASLHLSPEVGLYSPEVVQGCQEKFAWEQTSPELFVLELLDVVLKAWAKAMPKSFREDSPYMSTLKGDWGEFEVLKPVVQLSDKNASPYYSSAPEPNCYHGSTAMAWR, from the exons ATGACAAGAATAGTTTCCGGTGCTGATATCTACGGACAAGGGTCCTGGATTGACTCCAAGGCACCGCCAGTGCCCGATGATGCACGccaacttctcaagaagctggctgAGGCGACACCGGGATTCACCAAAGACTCTGCCGTTCTGGACTCGGTATCATTCACCGGTTCCTCCGACACAATCGTCCCCGGTCCATTAAAATCCGCCGTTATCGCTGGTGCTCTTCATGCCATGTGCGGCATTGTCGCTAACGAGCTCCTCGGACTCAGAGACGGTCAGAGCTCTGACCGGACTGTATCTATCGACACCAATCATGCTGCATTTTGGCTCGGGAGCGTGGGCATGACCAAGCGAAACGGCCAGACTGTCCAGGAGCTTGGCAAGGAGGGTCAACTGGGTGCCATATTCCCAAAAGATCTCCAAGGAGACATCTTCGGAACACCGCTCAGATTGCGCGCCACGGCAAACTACGAGACCAAGGACGAAGGCGTTTGGTTCCAGCTACACGGGTCTCTAGGCGCAGATCCAGTACTACAAACCATCGGCATAGACCCATCACAAGAGTGCAGCAGTAACGATGAGGCCACTCGAGTCATTGCGGAGCACGTTCGCAAGTTTGGAGCGCATGAGCTGGAGATGATGCATCTCGTTCAAGGCCTTTGCGGAAGTATCTGCTATACTCCAGGCGGATGGAAACAGACACGCATGGCCAAGGACTTGGCTAAGCACCCCCTTATCAACTACAAGCAACAGACGCATGCCGTCCCTACACCAGCCATTCTGTTGCCAGTATCTGCCGATAAACGACCACTGGCCggcatcaaggtcctggAAATTGTCCGTATCATTGCAGGCCCCGTTATTGGAACGACGTTGGCTGCTCTTGGAGCTGATGTGATCCGTGTGAACTGCGGTCGCCTCCCTGACTTTAAT GGACTTCAACTGACGCTGAATGCCGGCGTTAGAACAGTGGATATTGACCTGGCCAAAGACGATGAAGTGAAACGTCTCCTCGAGTTAGTCACAGATGCAGACGTCTTCATTCAAGGCTACAGGCCAGGAGTGATTGCCAAGAAAgggctcagccttgataatCTCCTAGAGATAGCTGGAAAAAGAGGCAAGGGCATCGTATATGTGGAAAAGAATTGCTACGGACCAGATGGTCCTATGGCTGAGCGACCTGGCTGGCAACAAATTGCAGATGCCGCCTCTGGATGCTCCTATGTTACAGGGAGAAGCCTAGGTCATAAAGATGGAACATGCGTGCTCCCTGCTCTGCCTGTGCCGGATATGCTCACAGGTTTGATCGGTGCCATCGGTACCATGATGGCCATCAGGGATCGTGCACGCCAGGGTGGGTCCTATCACGTCTTTGCATCCCTCATGGCCGCTGCCTCTCTCCATCTAAGCCCCGAGGTTGGATTGTACTCGCCAGAGGTAGTACAGGGCTGCCAAGAGAAGTTTGCTTGGGAACAAACGAGCCCTGAACTCTTTGTACTTGAGCTCTTAGATGTGGTATTGAAAGCATGGGCTAAAGCGATGCCAAAGTCGTTCAGAGAAGATTCACCTTACATGTCTACCCTCAAAGGTGACTGGGGCGAATTTGAAGTGCTGAAGCCGGTCGTTCAGCTGAGCGACAAAAACGCATCGCCATACTACTCATCTGCTCCAGAGCCTAACTGCTATCACGGTAGTACTGCAATGGCATGGCGATAG
- a CDS encoding related to exostosin-like 3 — MVPVSQSKSSRHGVLETCSLYLHIFRSHISRLLLNKTFILTTVASILILGLTYTDASQIILPFISSNQQVTPVIARTGSPQAIWNAAKIRYSHLDGDKFTIAMLTYRRPKELNHTLSVLLEEKIPSLHEIVVIWGDVDDLPPTNFTSKHGVPVRFRRGLQDSLNEKLRPDPDFKTQSILLTDDDVYYHPSDLEFVFQTWKKFGRYRLTGALARCYDMDAKGQYTYNFCPGDKREEYSMILTNLCFSHISFMDYYWSDDSTMGKVREYVDEHFNCEDIALNYVQGLLTGQGPLLVRGWEEFVNLSPPGGISLRPGHLEARSKCLNDFANIFKYMTLVHETGYIKRGVN, encoded by the coding sequence ATGGTTCCCGTTTCCCAGTCCAAAAGCTCCAGGCATGGAGTTCTCGAAACGTGCAGCCTCTATCTTCACATTTTCCGCTCGCATATCTcccgcctcctcctcaacaaaacGTTCATCTTGACAACAGTCGCGTCAATTCTTATCCTCGGTCTAACATATACGGACGCCAGCCAAATCATCCTACCCTTCATATCCTCAAACCAACAAGTGACTCCTGTTATCGCAAGAACAGGGAGTCCTCAGGCTATCTGGAATGCGGCGAAGATTAGATATAGCCATCTAGATGGCGACAAATTCACCATCGCTATGCTTACTTACCGACGTCCGAAAGAACTGAATCATACGCTATCAGTCTTACTCGAAGAAAAGATCCCGTCACTCCACGAAATTGTCGTCATCTGGGGCGACGTTGATGATCTACCGCCAACGAACTTCACATCTAAGCATGGAGTTCCTGTGCGATTTAGGAGAGGCCTACAAGACAGCCTTAACGAAAAGTTACGACCGGATCCCGACTTCAAGACGCAATCTATACTCTTGACAGATGACGATGTGTACTATCACCCCAGTGACCTTGAATTTGTGTTCCAAACATGGAAGAAATTCGGACGGTATCGTCTCACTGGCGCCCTCGCACGCTGCTACGATATGGATGCAAAGGGTCAATATACCTATAATTTCTGTCCAGGAGATAAGCGCGAAGAGTACTCGATGATCCTCACCAACCTTTGCTTTTCGCATATTTCTTTTATGGATTATTACTGGTCTGATGACAGCACCATGGGAAAGGTTCGAGAATATGTCGATGAACACTTCAATTGTGAAGATATTGCGCTGAACTACGTCCAAGGATTGCTCACAGGACAAGGGCCCCTGTTAGTGAGAGGCTGGGAAGAATTTGTTAACCTCAGCCCTCCTGGCGGTATTAGCTTAAGGCCTGGTCATTTGGAGGCACGGAGCAAGTGTTTAAATGATTTTGCAAATATTTTCAAGTATATGACTTTGGTTCATGAGACgggatatattaaaagaggTGTTAATTAG